The genomic region GACATGATGATGGTATGGATAGGATAATACAGAGGATATGGGATTTAGGGATTCATTAGTGTTAAAGTCTCGGCAGGTCTTTGTTCTTTGAGTGCAGACAAAGGGAGAGAATTGGGTTTACCCATGGATCAAGCAAGAACATTAATATGATTGCATGTGAGATTGGGCCATGCgaatattaatattaaaatcaacataataTGAGAGCGTGTCAGCCTACTATACATGGCCACGATGGTATTATCTCGTATTTCCGTTTCATGTCATGTCGTATTCTTTCGGAATCATACaaatttttcttgttaatttgacGTATCTTCGTATCGTACCGTATCTTCTGTTCATATCCATGCATTATAGTCAACGGTGTGATGAATTTTATGTGGCTAAATAGCGTTACTTTAACACCGGGATTCAATTGTTTGGTATTTGTGTTAAAAAAGTAGGAaattaactttctttaataaagAGACAAGTAAAGATATTCCCTGTTGATCTCTTTACTGTGGAAGAAGGAGCTGCGAGAGATTGCTTTGTATGGAGAGAAAGCAAGATTTTGGAGCCTTTAGAGTTTGGACAGTGCATTGGTGTTTCTCAGAAGGCCCCCTTGAGAAATAAAAGTAGCATTTGTTTGCTAGGGAATCGCATAATTGAGCATATGATTGGAATCAATCCAGCACATATCCATCTCAACCTTTGATCTGGGAATATATAAGTACATCTTTCCAAACTGTTATTGCACTTACATATGATTGTTTTAATATGTTCATCCAAAattattttacccaaaaaaaaaaagataaatgctaaagagactctttaaaaaaatatgacttCATGAACTATCTgtcatctaatttttttttgtcaatgttttataatattgatacgAGAGTTAATGTTCAACAGTGAGGTGGCAGAGAGTCCACGAAGAGTTTTACTTTGAaataatctccttagcatttctcaaaaagaaaaaaatgttcaTCCAAAAATCATTTAGGGTGCAAATTTGAACATAATAATTGTCAAGACATCAACttgtttgaaaatttgttaTTTGTGGTGAATAAATAAGTATCAAAGTGAgactttacaaaaaataaatgaaatggtATTTTAAAAATTGGTGCTTTTAGTGCCAGcctttataatttaaaatatcatGAAGCATTTTACTCAGTGCTCACTCATTGCCATCtttattccctttttttttttttataaaggaaCGATTCTGCCACGTGGGTTCAGTTTGGATTTaggttattattattattattattattagagaAAAGCTAAGAGTGTATACACATTATATGTGACACTAATTGGGAATTGTTATACTCGTTTGAGAAGTacacaattaaaattttgaagtcTCAAtaattgtttcttatttttattttgtcatgacGTTCATCAATTAATATATAATGCAGTACTATAGTAACGTACGAGGAAATAGAGTTAGCTTAAGAGTGATCTGTTCACTCGAAATTTGAAAATATGTCATTAACGGGTCTAATCCCTACCTCAACCCTTTCCTTAAACCTACCATGTAGAAAAGGAATGTCTTTACATCTAACACCTCCTAAGTTCTAACAAACATAATAAGCCCTGGCATGGTTTGAATGTCAAAAAATCAGCTCAAACGTGTGACTCTAGTCAATCCTAATTTTATTTCAATGGGCGCTGGCTGGTCAAAAAGTGTGTTTATCCAAACACTCAAGGTTACTGTGGGACCACATATAGAAACAGCTCAATTACGTGATTGATTAAGTTATTTCTGAGTTTTTTgtatttagttttaatttagcTTTACAATAGCTAATGCACATAATCTCATTCTTTATGAGAGTGTCTCATCAATGATGTAAGTCAGTTGTcgtatcaaatttttttttttttaaatccttcAATAAGAAGATGAGAAACTGTAATTTAGTAGGTGAAACAAGCAAAATCATGACCAAAACATGGTCTTAAACTAGAAAGCCCAAAACGAAAGCACAAACTACtttaaaaccaaaatcaaaacaacataATTAACCGAAACAAATCATAGCTTAGCAtcccaatttaattaaaataaatttcagCAAGCAATTAATTAAGTACTAACTCTGCATATCAGCTTGATTGGGGTCAATTCttcaaattaactaaaatgccaAAGAAATTTGATCATAATCATCTCCTCATCCTTCTCTATCTTCTCTCACACTCATTAGGTAAAATTCATATTCATTCTCTTTTGTCTATTACTTTCGTTGATACGATTCAGGAAGGTAAGAAGCAAATTGGGATATCGAGTGTAAAGAGAAAATACTCTTAGTAAACTGAGTTATAAACGTCAATCTAATtttgatacaaatatatatagttGCATGAATTTATGCATGGCAAGGCATGCACTAAATAACTAAATTAAGTTTCAATAAACTGATTTTGTAATTACATTTGTAGGTTCAGCAGTAGCAGAACCAATTGGAATTTGCTACGGCCGAGTAGCCAACAATCTCCCGCCACCCTCCACCGTCCTCGAAATCCTCCAAGACAACGGAATCTCATCCGTCCGCCTTTTCAACACCGACCCCGCCATCCTCAGCTCCTTCTCCGCCACCCCAACAATCCACCTCACCATCGGCGTCCCCAACGAACTCCTCCCCACCCTCGCCTCCTCCTCTGTCGCCACCACCCTCGACTGGCTCCAATCAAACATCCTCGCTCACATCCCCGCAAACCAAATCCGTTACATCGCCGTTGGCAACGAGATTTTCCTTAAAGACCCTTACTACACTCCCCACGTCCTTCCCGCCATTCTCAATCTTCATCAAGCCCTCCAAACCCTAGGCCTTGACAATTCCATCAAGCTCTCTTCTCCACAAGCCGCCTCCGTTCTGTCCGCCTCATACCCTCCCTCCTCAGCCTCCTTCGACCCCTCCGTCCAACCCTCTCTCCTCCCCCTCCTCCGCTTCCTCCGCGACACGAACTCTCCCTTCATGGTCAACTCCTACCCCTACTTTAGCTACCTACGCAACAAGAACTACGTCTCTCTTGAATACGCGTTGTTTCGAGCCACCAGTGAGGTGGTTAACGACGGCGAGTTGGTGTATAGTAATCTTTTCGACGCGAGTGTGGATGCTTTTGTGAGCGCGATGGAGAGGGAGGGAGTTGTTGGAGTTCCCGTGGTGGTTTCGGAGACGGGGTGGCCGACCGGCGGAGGGGAGGCCGCTAGTGTGGAGAATTCGAGGGCGTACAATGCGGAGGTGGTGAGACGGGCGGTGGAAGGGGTTGGGACGCCGAGGAGGCCGGGGGTTGGAGTGGAGGttttcttgtttgatttgtttgatgAGAATGAGAAGTATGGGGAAGAATTTGAGAGGCATTTCGGGATTTTTGGGCCTGATGGGCTCAAGGCTTATGACCTTAACTTCAACTAAAATTATACAATGTAATGCATCTACAGAACCACAATAAAATTACATCGCTGTAATGGGCTAGTCACAACTAGATATCAAACTTATCACAAAATACATATTTCATTTACAAAAGTCGAATCTGATACCTTATCCAACCAAACGCAGACAACTACCAACAAACCAAATACTAGGTATGCCAGATTGGGCTCTTGTCAACAATCAAAACGGGCCAAAGCCCATAAAGAGCACGGGTTTTAATTTTACGCTTGACGACCCGGAAAGGTCAATGATTCCATCAAGTCGATGTTGATGATGTTGTGGTCCAGGTatactctgttttttttttccaatgttCACACTTGGAAACTTAAGTACGAAGATTGCAATTGTGCCTTAAATAGACAAGGTGATGTCAAATAGACAATATGTGTGCCTTAAATAGGCTTTTATATAGAAAAACGTATACTTCTCTGCTAAGGTTAAGGATTGTGAAAATAGCACATGCTACACAAGGCTGGCAGCACAAAATTCAACATCTATTGGTTATGGATGCCTATTTCTTCAGTGGAACATCCACCtttataatacaaaataataactTAACTTTTGTGACCTAAATTTAAACCACAGATAGAGAAAAAAAGACATGTACAGAATTTTGAACACGTCTTTCTCTCTACTTTGCATAAAATCCAATAGAAAACATAAAGTTACAAATTTTTATTAGTGATGGATTATCTGGCTTTTCTTCCCAAACTCACAACATTATAGGTTTAATCTCTTTTACCATTTGGATTAGTATACAATTTCGTTTGtgctaaaaaataaatttgagtttaaccaaattaaaaataaatttgagtttaaCCAAACTAGCAACAGTTTCGGTTAAAAAGAGAATGTGGCTGCTTTTTGGTTTGACATCAAACCAAATACTAGGTATGCCAGATTGGGCTCTTGTCTACAATCAAAACGGGCCAAAGCCCATAAAGAGCACGGGTTTTAATTTTACGCTTGACGACCCGGAAAGGTCAATGATTCCATCAAGTCGATGTTGATGATCTCGTGGTCCAGGTAcactctgtttttttttccaatgttCACACTTGGAAACTTAAGTACGAAGATTGCAATTGCGCCTTAAAAAAACAAGGTGATGTGAAATAGACAATATGTGTACAgtgacaattaaaaatttctcgagATCTGAGTGGGGTGACGCTGACGCGTACATGCTGACGCATCCAACGGAGCTCGTACGCAAACCTATGCAAGAGAGAATTCTAGACTCCCTCGCAATATAAATACACCCCACCATGGGTTTCCCCCACACTACTCGCTTTCACAATTCACACGACCTCCGGTGAATTCGAAGTTCGAAATCCCTACCTAACATCCTAAAGATCAAAAATGTCGGACGGCGAAGTTGAAGCTGCCGAGCTGGTCGGCGCCGAACCCCACGACTTTGTCTCGCTTCTTTCGTCTTCCGAGAGGGACTTTCTTGTCCGTAACAATGGTGATCAGGTAAAATTTCACCTATTTTTTTCGATCCTCTGTTGggttgaatttttatttctgCGGTTTACTGAACTGAGCATTTGTTTGTGCAAACTGAAGTTATGGGATTGCTTAGGGACCTTAGCGTACGATCTGGGCTGTTTCCCTCTCGACTTTGTGGATCTTTTCCATATCAAAACAAATTCTCGGATTTTAAGAAAAACTGATTTAAGATGAattctttttggttgttttggggAAAGATGGCAAACAGTCCCTAAGTTCCTCAACCCCTCCAACTATTTGATACATATTGTTTTACTAAACTgtctttaatttgattaatttcgaACAGGGATGATGTTTAAGTGataattatgaaaataaacGGTTTGGATTATGATGTAACTACTGTCtttgaattgtgattttttCGGAACCATGTATCAACTTGAATAGTGATTGGTTTAGAGAGACTAATTTCAAAGGCTCGCTGAACTATCTGGAAAACAAAATTTAGAGGTGTGGAGGGGTTAGTTTCGATCGTTATATTGGCGATGGGATGATATAAGAGAGGAATCATatgtcaagttttggatttgCAGATTAAGGTTGAGAGCTTGAAGGGGAAAAAGCTTGGGCTGTATTTTTCTGCATCATGGTGCGGTCCGTGCAAACGATTCACCCCAGCTTTGGTTGAGGCCTACAATGAACTCTCTCCAAAAGGTGATTTTGAGATTGTATTTATCTCCGCTGATGAAGACAATGAGTCATTCGAAGAGTACTTCGCGAAGATGCCATGGCTTGCAATTCCGTTCTCTGATTCAGAGGCGCGCGATCGCGTGGATGAGTTGTTCAAAGTTAGAGGGATACCCCATCTTGTGATCCTTGGCGAAGATGGTAAAGTTTTGAGTGACGGTGGAGTTGGGATTATTCAGGAGTACGGAGCTGATGCGTACCCTTTTACGCCGGAAAAGTTGAAAGAGCTGAAAGATCAAGAAGAAGCTGCCAGAAGGGATCAGTCCTTGAAAACAATCCTGGTCACCCGCTCGCGCAACTTTGTAATTTCAAATGATGGAGAGAAGGTAAGTTTCAGTGCTGCTACTTGTTTATGAAACTGACTTACTAGTATCGTATTTTTATGAATTCTGCATGAATTGTTGCACAATCTGAATTTTGTTATTGATGTGTGCATAAATCAAGGTGCCCGTTTCTGAACTAGAAGGGAAGATAGTGGCTCTCTATTTCTCATTGTTCTCGTACGGTCCGTGCGTAGAATTTACTCCAAAACTTGTGGAGGCTCATGAGAAGCTAAAAGCAAATGGAGAGAACTTCGAGATTGTGTTGGTGCCacttgatgatgatgaagaatcatTCAAGCAATATTTGGAGAAAATGCCTTGGTTTTCTTTACCCATCGGGGACAAAAGTGTACAGAAGTTGGCTCGGTACTTTGAGCTCTCAACCTTGCCCACAGTGGTTGTTATTGGGGCAGATGGTAAAACACTTAATGAGAACGTTGCCGATGCCATTGACGAGCATGGGAGTCTGGCTTACCCCTTCACACCAGAGAAGTTTGCAGAGCTCGTTGAGATAGAAAAGGCAAAGGAGAAAGCTCAAACCCTGGAGTCAATTTTGATTTCCGGGGATCGAAATTTTGTCATTGGAAAAGATGGAACTCAGGTAAGATATAGGTTCCCGTTTTATGGTTTATACTGTGATTCTTTTGTGTAATGTGAGGACAAATGCCCGAAGATGGCTTCTTTCAGGGCATGTAATTTGTATGTGCGTGTGCATCTGTGTGTTTTCTGTGGCAATAAGTGAATAACAACTATTATTTCTGCATTCAGATCCCTGTGACAGATCTAGTGGGGAAGAACATTCTCCTGTACTTCTCAGCTCACTGGTGCCCTCCATGCCGTGCCTTTCTGCCAAAACTTGTTGAAGCCTACCACGAGATTAAGGCCAAGGACGATGCATTTGAAGTCATTTTCATCTCCAGTGACAGAGACCAAAACGCATTTGATGAGTTTTTCGCCACAATGCCATGGCTTGCTCTTCCCTTTGGTGACTCAAGGAAAGCCTTGTTGAGTCGCAAATTCAAGGTCCAGGGCATCCCCATGCTCATAGCAATCGGTCCTACTGGCCAAACCGTCACAAAAGAAGCAAGAAATCTCATCACGCATCATGGGGCAAATGCTTATCCTTTCACCGAAGAGCGAGTGAAGGAGATTGAAGCGGAATTTGAGGAGATGGCAAAGGGGTGGCCTGAGAAGTTGAAGAGTGCACTCCATGAGGAGCACGAGCTTGTGCTCTCCAAGCGTAAAGCTTTTGTGTGTGATGGGTGCGGAGAACCGGGAGGGGGGTGGTCATTCTACTGTAAGGAGTGTGATTTCGATCTCCACCCGAAGTGCGCGTTGGAGGGAGATAAAAAGACCGAAAACGGTGCCAAGCAGGAAGAAGAGGAATCCAAAGAAGGATGGGTTTGTGATGGTGGTGTTTGCACAAAGGCTTAAGAAGTATGCATCATGTTTGTGTAATGTGTGTGTGAGATAATAAGGCTTGAAACTGCATCTAGCAATTAGTGGCTTGTTATGTTGATGTCGTTTCAGATGGTGTAATATTATAATTATCATTATAAGAGAGTGTGACAAATTAAGAACTCTACGGTTTTTATTTTGCTTTAAGTACTTTTTTATGCATTAGTTATCAGAAAAATATGTGGAGTGCTACTTAAGCGTTTATTGTTACTTTTTACATAtcttgttaattatttttaatcatCTCTCACCTTTTGTTTTTCGGTCATAAAGTCCACAAATGAGCTCCTCCCACctccaacaaaaccaaaaatgcTACTTACTACAGAAAACACTAGGGATACGGAGGTTTGACCCAAACTCGTCTCCCTTCTCTTTACTCTTATTTTCATGCCACTAATCCGCTAACAAAAAGGGTATCCAAACATActgggtgagagagagagaaagagagagagggagagaaaagcGATTGGGTGAGAGAGACAGAAAATTGATCAAGACTCGTTTGGAAAGTACTTATAAATgatcaaaaacacttttagagagagagagagagaagcgaTTGGGTgagagagacaaaaaaaaaaaaaaaaacgaaccaACGAACCGAACTGAACGTCGAATTGGAGCCAAAGAAATCAAACCGGAAtcttttggttcggtttcgatTTTAGTGATTCAGAAATCGAACCGAACCaaattaaatatgtattaattttatttatttatgttggatacagtgttctaaaaatcgacGGCCAACCATTCCGATTAAAGTCAAATTGTTTCATAAGTTGCAAACCCATTCGATGGTGCCTAAGCAAGGGTCTAGACGGGTTAGGCGGGCTAGGCGGGGCTGGACGGTTGAGAGATCTGCCTGGACGATTGAGTTTATCCAAAAAAGAATTGCATCCAGAACGAAAAACGTAAAGTCTGATGGCCACCGACAAAAAGATGCATTAGCAGGAGCAACGGGTGAGAACATGAAGACAATAAATAGTTTAAATGACATATACTATACGTAGTCATTTGCTATAGCCTATTTAAGTGGACCCGCAACTTTCCGTTTTCCAAAGCTAAATGGACTTCAAAATTTAATGGCCTTCTTGACCAAACCAAAAACGTCCAAAACAACAATACGACAAAAGAAAGTTAATGGGCTTCTTCATTTCTAGTTTTTTATTAGACTTAGTGGACCtacattaagtttttaatatttgaaaatttcaagtATAAGAATGtaattatttatatgttttatagtaacttcaataaaaaaataaagaaatatatatacatatatgtaatgTCATCCAATTTATAGGTTTTCTTCTAAGTAAAAATAGACACTATTTTTATGAGATATaataatttacttaaatccgcctagccTACTTAATTCTTGCCGCCTAGATGCTAGGTCTCAGCTCGCTGTCCGATTAGCGcttaacgttttttagaacattggttGGATGTTTATTTTGCAAGTAcaatttcaaataaattgtTCACCTAATTTTAAGCTCAAATATGTTGAAAgccctttcttccttttttttttttttgtttttttgtttttttttctctcaagtgcTATTGAAAACTCTGCTAAGGTTTGAAGACAAACCGTAGAGCACATAAAGCGTGGTGGAGGCAGGCAAGGAAGGCTTGCTGTTTCTGGTTTTGACACGAAAGAAGAGAAATACAACAAAAGCTACCCCAACTTTCAACAAACAGGGCTTAATCTCACCATCATTAGAAGCCATAATTGCAACTCATTAAACcaaataatttagaaaataataatatttttcaatttaagaaaaaaaaactgaaccaaactgaaatcaaacccaaaaaatcCAAAGGAAAATTGAACCGAATAGTAAattcattttggtttttggtttcggcaaaaaaccaaatcaaatggaaccgaacccacccctaatATGAATTGGCTACAatacttacatgtatttaatataaTCATCATTTCGAGTCTTTGATGGTCAAACAATGGTTACATTAAGTACATATACTCGCATGAATTCTATATGATCATTAGATgttgattgtattaaatacatctAAATATTGCAGCTATTTCCACAACATACGTatttcaacaataaaaaaacttgCATTTACATGATTTTACTGTTATAgttgttatatttaattttcacaattattaaatcttttattttcaacccTTCATTTTTCTTACCGCTCAGTGCTACGATTTTCTGCTTTCGTAAATTCAACAAGAGCtactatttttaaataaaaaaaaaactataatctAGTGGGATTTACATTTAGGGATGATAACAAAGAATAATAATTGGCTACTCAAAAATGAGTAGAAACTCCTATTTAAAATTCctcaaaattgttcgttgtcaatttatagaacttcgtgtttataatcagaaccgttcTTAGTATAAATCATGCTATAAAGATCAAAGATCGCctatgcaaaaaatcaattaaaattaagattgtTTAGTGATTaaactgtttaaaaacaaataaacggtATCGATTTcatactcatctttgagtagccaagtattatCCCGTAACAAAAAGAAGCATCCAACTGAAACTCGAACTTGGCCGGCCACCTCGTATATTTATCGTTGAATTACATTTAGGGATAATAACAAAAGAAAGCATTCAACTTAGCTGGCCAGCTCGTATATTCTCAGTGGTTACTTGTGCCCTGGACGATCCTTTAAAAGGTCGCAAACTCTCACCACCAAACTTGAATTTACCAAACTTTAATTGCAGCACTCAGAGATAGAGAGACTCAGTAAGCATGGCTGACGGCGACGAACACGGCGTCACTCACgacctcctttctctcctttcctCCGCCGACAGAAACTTCCTCATCCGCAACAACGGCGACCAGGTAAAACTAAAAACCATTATATTTTCTCGTCAAAGTTTCCGACGGTATGTTCATTAAGATCGCAGGAAACTACTTGTATTTTGTTCGTAAAGTATTAAAATGTTAATCTATATGTAATTATAATAGCAACCCAGGTGATTAAATGCTCGGgaattgcctagttcaacctCAAAATTTTGACTTTGGCATTTATGATAAGAAAGACTGATTGAGATGGCTGGTTTTTGATTTCTGGGTAAAAGGGTGATTTTTTGATGAATATGTAGGTTGAGATCAGTAGTTTGACCGGAAAGATTGTGGGGTTGTATTTCTCCGCCTCGTGGTGCGGCCCGTGCCTCCGGTTCACCCCAGACCTGGTGGAGGTTCACCAGGAATTGGCGGCCAAAGGCGACTTTGAAGTTGTGTTTATCTCTTCTGATAGAGATGAGGAATCGTTCACTGGATACTTCTCTAAAATGCCTTGGCTTTCGATTCCCTTTTCGGATTTGGAGACCCGGAAACGCCTCAAGGAGTTCTTCAAAGTCAGGGGGATTCCCAATCTTGTCATTATTGATGCCAATGGGAAGGTTTCTATTGATTATGGAACTAAAATTGTGAGGGACTACGGTGCCAATGGTTATCCGTTCACTGCGGAGAGGTTTGCAGAACTCGTTGAGATAGAAAAGGCAGAGGAGAAAGCTCAAACCCTGGAGTCAATTTTGATTTCCG from Pyrus communis chromosome 4, drPyrComm1.1, whole genome shotgun sequence harbors:
- the LOC137731809 gene encoding probable nucleoredoxin 1, whose protein sequence is MSDGEVEAAELVGAEPHDFVSLLSSSERDFLVRNNGDQIKVESLKGKKLGLYFSASWCGPCKRFTPALVEAYNELSPKGDFEIVFISADEDNESFEEYFAKMPWLAIPFSDSEARDRVDELFKVRGIPHLVILGEDGKVLSDGGVGIIQEYGADAYPFTPEKLKELKDQEEAARRDQSLKTILVTRSRNFVISNDGEKVPVSELEGKIVALYFSLFSYGPCVEFTPKLVEAHEKLKANGENFEIVLVPLDDDEESFKQYLEKMPWFSLPIGDKSVQKLARYFELSTLPTVVVIGADGKTLNENVADAIDEHGSLAYPFTPEKFAELVEIEKAKEKAQTLESILISGDRNFVIGKDGTQIPVTDLVGKNILLYFSAHWCPPCRAFLPKLVEAYHEIKAKDDAFEVIFISSDRDQNAFDEFFATMPWLALPFGDSRKALLSRKFKVQGIPMLIAIGPTGQTVTKEARNLITHHGANAYPFTEERVKEIEAEFEEMAKGWPEKLKSALHEEHELVLSKRKAFVCDGCGEPGGGWSFYCKECDFDLHPKCALEGDKKTENGAKQEEEESKEGWVCDGGVCTKA
- the LOC137731401 gene encoding glucan endo-1,3-beta-glucosidase-like; protein product: MPKKFDHNHLLILLYLLSHSLGKIHIHSLLSITFVDTIQEGSAVAEPIGICYGRVANNLPPPSTVLEILQDNGISSVRLFNTDPAILSSFSATPTIHLTIGVPNELLPTLASSSVATTLDWLQSNILAHIPANQIRYIAVGNEIFLKDPYYTPHVLPAILNLHQALQTLGLDNSIKLSSPQAASVLSASYPPSSASFDPSVQPSLLPLLRFLRDTNSPFMVNSYPYFSYLRNKNYVSLEYALFRATSEVVNDGELVYSNLFDASVDAFVSAMEREGVVGVPVVVSETGWPTGGGEAASVENSRAYNAEVVRRAVEGVGTPRRPGVGVEVFLFDLFDENEKYGEEFERHFGIFGPDGLKAYDLNFN